The Chryseobacterium sp. 52 genome includes a region encoding these proteins:
- a CDS encoding DUF1697 domain-containing protein, whose translation MKYCAFLRGVNVKGTNMKMADVCQVFKEAGMQDVGSVLASGNIVFSSDKSAEDLKPVLEKAMSDHFSYEAFLFIKSQEETETFRKNIPFEKNDGLHIYSFVGNPGVENVLMGEFEIASKTENEKAEIVGEIFYWQVPKGNTLDSSFGKVLGKKSLKDQFTSRNINTFEKVLKKMNS comes from the coding sequence ATGAAATACTGTGCTTTTCTCCGCGGCGTTAATGTAAAAGGAACCAATATGAAAATGGCTGATGTCTGTCAGGTCTTTAAAGAAGCAGGAATGCAGGATGTAGGTTCTGTGCTGGCTTCAGGAAATATTGTTTTCTCTTCTGATAAGAGTGCTGAAGATTTAAAACCGGTTTTGGAAAAAGCCATGTCTGATCATTTTTCTTATGAGGCTTTTTTATTTATAAAATCTCAGGAAGAGACGGAGACTTTCCGGAAGAATATTCCTTTTGAAAAAAATGACGGGCTGCATATCTATTCTTTTGTAGGAAATCCTGGAGTGGAAAATGTTTTGATGGGGGAATTCGAAATCGCTTCCAAAACTGAAAATGAAAAGGCGGAGATCGTTGGCGAAATATTTTACTGGCAGGTTCCGAAAGGGAATACGCTGGATTCCTCATTCGGGAAAGTTTTAGGTAAGAAAAGTCTTAAAGATCAGTTCACCAGCAGGAATATCAATACTTTTGAAAAGGTTTTGAAAAAGATGAACTCGTAA
- the kdsA gene encoding 3-deoxy-8-phosphooctulonate synthase, producing the protein MIQYLDNIQHKDSKNFFLIAGPCIIEGEDMALRIAEKVIQITDKYNIPYIFKGSFKKANRSRVDSFTTIGEEKSLEILRKVGETFNIPTTTDIHENGHAALAAQYVDVLQIPAFLVRQTDLLIAAAETGKCVTLKKGQFLSPESMKFAVQKVTDSNNQKVAIIERGNSFGYTDLVVDYRGIPTMREYAPVILDVTHSLQQPNQSSGVTGGRPDLIETVAKAGIAVGADGIFIETHPTPETALSDGANMLRLDLLEDLLQKLTRVREAIL; encoded by the coding sequence ATGATCCAGTATTTAGATAATATCCAACACAAAGATTCAAAAAACTTTTTCCTTATCGCTGGTCCATGCATCATTGAAGGTGAAGACATGGCATTGAGAATAGCAGAAAAAGTAATCCAGATAACAGATAAATATAATATTCCTTATATTTTCAAAGGAAGCTTTAAAAAAGCAAACAGAAGCCGTGTAGATTCTTTTACAACGATTGGAGAAGAAAAATCTTTAGAAATTCTTAGAAAAGTAGGGGAGACTTTTAATATTCCTACGACAACAGATATTCATGAAAATGGGCATGCGGCATTGGCAGCACAATATGTTGATGTCTTACAGATTCCTGCATTTTTAGTACGTCAGACTGATCTTTTGATTGCAGCAGCAGAAACCGGTAAATGTGTAACCTTAAAAAAAGGACAGTTCCTTTCTCCTGAATCCATGAAATTTGCGGTTCAGAAAGTTACAGATTCCAATAACCAGAAAGTCGCTATTATTGAAAGAGGAAATTCTTTTGGATACACAGACCTTGTTGTGGATTACAGAGGAATTCCTACCATGAGAGAATATGCACCCGTTATTTTGGATGTTACCCATTCATTACAGCAGCCTAACCAAAGTTCTGGAGTTACAGGCGGAAGACCAGATTTGATAGAAACAGTAGCTAAAGCTGGAATTGCGGTAGGAGCAGACGGAATTTTCATAGAAACACATCCTACACCGGAAACCGCTTTGTCAGACGGCGCCAACATGTTAAGATTAGATTTATTAGAAGATTTGTTACAAAAATTAACAAGAGTTAGAGAAGCAATTTTGTAA